From one Brachypodium distachyon strain Bd21 chromosome 4, Brachypodium_distachyon_v3.0, whole genome shotgun sequence genomic stretch:
- the LOC100835663 gene encoding uncharacterized protein LOC100835663 isoform X3, whose protein sequence is MYGLDLNHCILGFLEAPAFEDGILEKYPIFLNIVLNHVSDDGSDLSCSVSCLKASFEMLGCKLWLRTTLSPSVMRNTLLGQCFHTRDEKSHKEIFDLFLPFLQSLEALQDGEHEKQRRNILYFLLHQVTRSSNFSALMRKNATKIALLIVQRGYTMSPPCPASECAHMWGPSLICSLKDASLHSSLRQPAFDLINILIVSDASALISFKLKYEYATKDDVSNSVMFADDEDELPFTNDTAEKECSCWNDFSVLSKLTFRGCKDWTCVPLLWYLVMVQLEPSKLPIAFSKAVFWALSHISVLEPGLATESSVPVNDWLLSHAGEVSPTFSWQVPNGADDGGGGKDCINTVKVSKFGTLLLRIFKRFAIHFIMQIEQCGLQKQWTWESMMAESLILALVDHNDNVRQAGRAVMEHVSQARGLTSGLQFLCSSASSLSAVFVGLRYVVQLVESQSVLADFHSLHHLFFVVCKLVKEDIAQQPSVAQPAKPSEGGFLRQPFSNVLITPPEHAVDIITWEKFSTLLSVTLWPFISTCLRKGEELINTKQCQISCVRVLELLPLVYERVNSYCTQPFSVTTMVPDSNDITWLFHLINWGKSSLLVISRHWKQCMLSLFKLLKGSHSGSIQHHIEDLGDTFSNDVIDMDELKGRISNLNLAVFKKPPAETERRVVDGLPTPAKSIASIPSLIDYTVRERHTGGDNLETVKPSHGSDSEHIILLSDSEENLPTGDATGEEVLSSVKENDSLIASDQLKAVNPSKQRMPAENRHVSLKQQICKPVSDISASSKPVSTDSRSTIAASKGLGGRKMPSIPVNTNNTSLLPNKVKSSVSAIPRPSRPNSSSDVGKFKSIFRDISDDEDDPLEHALDNYRRPQLRVTKSAILVPKRQVVQLQLPAEKRQASGRPDANSRRFVPPKLDSWFKSILEMDYFAVVGLSSSEIIKKPALKEIPVCFDSQAQYVEIFQPLVIEEFKAQLQNAYVETPPEDMTCGSISILSVERVDEFLVVRGRAENSVCVKSKGCTENDLILFTKDPLKSSGQQVHVLGKVDRRETDKNKALIFVIRFFLSNENVRLNKVKRLLVERSKWFFSRVLSMTPQLREFSALSSLNDIPVLPVILNPVSSTATNHESGKVYLDKLARPMRKVLKSSYNDSQLQAVSIAIGPTSSKMKCDLSLIQGPPGTGKTKTIVAIVSALLSLHADSSYNLPRHGPLASAEFTKPRTRISQTAAVARAWQDAALAKQQIKDSQRENPRTERLSKGRALVCAQSNAAVDELVSRLGDGLYDADGKLYRPYIVRVGNAKTVHPNSMPFFIDTLVEQRLSDELKTNNESKVSSDAKSSGSLRASLEKVVDRIRFYESRRKLMDRDKTENDSSGPDEDEIDEVSDEAIGAKLNILYTQKRAVSAELATAYASEKKIADENKSLKHKVRKSILGEAEIVVTTLSGCGGDIYGVCSETASAKKYGNFSEHGLFDVVVIDEAAQALEPATLIPLQLLKSKGTKCIMVGDPKQLPATVMSGLASKFLYECSMFERLQRAGYPVIMLTKQYRMHPNISRFPSLHFYENKLLDGVQMAEKSAPFHEHNHLGPYMFFDIADGRERSGTNAATQSLCNQYEADAALEILSFLKNRYPAEFSCRKIGIITPYRSQLSLLRSRFTSFFGPEIVAEMEINTVDGFQGREVDILVLSTVRASNSSGDRHHAGEARSIGFVADVRRMNVALTRARFSLWIVGNARTLQTNSHWASLVQNAKERNMFISVERPYGLIFGKVHGATHSNYNSHLKQQRENEKASMTNSRTVDAQLRKEHLRHAGRATEKEGISLRDDQAKRASRWDRKSPKAQDSTMRTIEENKPAVQNGDMRDSKGSMEQHFDQDSVMREQGVENNLSMHNVNHLELAKRMATGDPPDGSYVRRQRENKLVKENIGMGTDKPLFKEDAPKNSKVRVYNGENIANQDNDMGTIKGSSKRGSILKSVSKKADDCPPTHCDMQKLIQKAKGVRKFSEKPRSSNSSQEDPSLNHDAVTESANKNSGTGSPTIPVMKKMTSKVKGARKFTEQPRSGSPSVPSRFDEASSHTREVMKSQGTNPTVTSQNHQIAARKRQREDVESLLSSALISSKKPSSKHPKKKQNKNM, encoded by the exons ATGTATGGCTTGGATTTAAATCATTGTAT CCTTGGATTTCTTGAGGCTCCTGCTTTTGAAGATGGGATCTTGGAGAAATACCCCATCTTCCTGAATATTGTACTTAACCATGTCAGTGATGACGGATCTGATTTGTCATGTTCTGTTAGTTGCCTCAAAGCATCATTTGAAATGCTAG GCTGCAAACTTTGGTTAAGAACAACACTATCACCTAGTGTTATGCGGAACACATTATTGGGTCAGTGTTTTCACACTCGAGATGAAAAAAGTCACAAGGAAATTTTTGATCTTTTCCTCCCATTTCTTCAG TCACTTGAAGCGCTACAAGATGGTGAACATGAAAAGCAACGGAGGAACATACTGTATTTTCTTCTCCATCAAGTAACTCGGAGTAGTAATTTCAGTGCTCTGATGAGAAAAAACGCTACTAAG ATTGCTCTTCTTATTGTGCAAAGAGGCTACACAATGAGCCCTCCTTGCCCAGCCTCTGAATGCGCCCATATGTG GGGACCATCTTTGATATGCTCGTTAAAGGATGCATCCTTACATAGCTCTCTGCGTCAACCTGCATTTGATCTCATCAATATTCTCATAGTCTCTGATGCTTCTGCCTTGATTTCCTTTAAACTGAAGTATGAGTATGCCACAAAGGATGATGTAAGCAACTCTGTCATGTTCGCTGACGATGAGGATGAACTGCCTTTCACAAATGACACTGCAGAAAAGGAGTGCAGTTGTTGGAATGATTTCAGTGTTCTGAGCAAGTTGACGTTTCGGGGATGCAAGGATTGGACATGTGTCCCTTTGTTATGGTATCTTGTAATGGTCCAGTTAGAACCCTCTAAACTGCCTATAGCTTTTTCGAAAGCAGTGTTTTGGGCTCTGTCTCATATTTCTGTCTTGGAGCCTGGGTTAGCTACGGAGTCATCAGTGCCTGTGAATGATTGGTTATTGTCGCATGCTGGTGAAGTCTCTCCAACATTTTCATGGCAAGTTCCAAATGGCGCTGATGATGGTGGAGGTGGGAAGGATTGCATCAATACTGTTAAGGTGTCAAAATTTGGTACCCTGTTATTGAGAATATTTAAAAG ATTTGCAATTCATTTCATCATGCAAATTGAGCAATGTGGGCTTCAAAAGCAATGGACATGGGAATCAATGATGGCAGAAAGCTTGATTTTGGCACTAGTTGATCACAATGAT AATGTGCGTCAAGCTGGGAGGGCTGTCATGGAACATGTATCCCAAGCACGCGGTTTGACTTCTGGGCTTCAATTTCTGTGCTCAAGTGCATCTTCACTGTCTGCTGTTTTCGTGGGTCTAAGATATGTCGTTCAACTG GTGGAAAGCCAGTCCGTTTTAGCAGATTTTCATAGTCTTCATCACTTGTTTTTTGTGGTGTGCAAATTAGTAAAGGAGGACATTGCTCAGCAGCCTTCAGTTGCACAGCCAGCAAAACCTTCTGAAGGTGGTTTCTTGCGTCAACCATTTTCAAATGTACTAATTACCCCACCAGAACATGCTGTTGATATTATCACTTGGGAGAAGTTCAGCACACTGCTTTCGGTAACTCTTTGGCCTTTTATTTCCACGTGCTTGAGAAAGGGAGAGGAGCTAATAAATACCAAACAATGCCAG ATATCATGTGTTCGAGTGCTTGAGTTGCTTCCCCTTGTCTATGAGAGGGTCAATTCATATTGTACCCAACCATTTAGTGTGACGACAATGGTTCCGGACTCTAATGATATTACATGGCTTTTTCACTTGATTAACTGGGGCAAATCATCTCTCCTTGTTATCAGTAGGCACTGGAAACAGTGCATGCTATCTTTATTCAAATTACTAAAAGGTTCACATAGTGGCTCCATTCAACACCACATTGAAGATCTTGGTGATACCTTTTCAAATG ATGTAATTGATATGGATGAACTCAAAGGGAGAATTTCAAATCTTAATCTTGCGGTCTTCAAGAAGCCTCCCGCAGAAACTGAAAGGAGAGTGGTGGACGGTCTGCCAACACCTGCAAAATCAATTGCCAGTATCCCTTCTCTGATTGATTATACAGTTCGGGAGAGACATACTGGTGGGGATAATCTCGAGACTGTGAAACCCTCTCATGGGTCTGACAGTGAACACATAATTCTCCTTTCAGACAGCGAAGAAAATTTGCCTACTGGTGATGCCACTGGCGAGGAGGTTTTATCATCAGTAAAGGAGAACGACAGTTTGATTGCTTCAGATCAGTTGAAAGCAGTTAATCCTTCTAAACAAAGAATGCCAGCAGAAAATAGACATGTGTCTTTAAAACAGCAGATATGTAAACCAGTTAGTGATATTAGTGCCTCTTCTAAACCTGTATCAACAGACAGTAGAAGCACAATTGCTGCCTCAAAAGGATTAGGTGGAAGGAAAATGCCAAGTATTCCAGTGAATACAAATAATACTTCCCTTTTACCAAACAAGGTTAAATCATCTGTTAGTGCCATTCCTCGACCATCACGTCCGAATTCGTCATCGGATGTaggcaaatttaagtcaatCTTCAGAGATATAtctgatgatgaagatgatccCTTAGAGCATGCACTTGACAATTACAGAAGGCCACAACTTCGTGTAACAAAGTCTGCCATATTAGTTCCTAAAAGGCAAGTAGTGCAACTTCAGTTGCCTGCCGAAAAGAGACAGGCATCTGGCAGACCGGATGCTAATTCTCGACGATTTGTCCCTCCTAAACTGGACAGCTGGTTTAAGAGTATCTTGGAAATGGACTACTTTGCTGTTGTTGGGCTATCTTCTTCTGAGATAATAAAGAAACCTGCTTTAAAAGAAATTCCTGTATGCTTTGATTCACAAGCTCAATATGTTGAGATTTTCCAGCCACTTGTTATAGAAGAGTTCAAAGCTCAGTTGCAGAATGCCTATGTAGAAACCCCTCCAGAAGATATGACATGTGGCTCTATATCTATACTCTCAGTTGAAAGAGTTGATGAATTTCTTGTTGTTCGTGGTCGTGCTGAGAACAGTGTGTGTGTCAAATCTAAAGGGTGTACAGAGAATGATTTAATACTGTTCACCAAGGATCCACTGAAAAGTTCTGGACAGCAAGTCCATGTACTTGGAAAG GTGGATCGGCGTGAGACTGATAAAAATAAGGCATTAATTTTTGTTATAAGGTTCTTTCTCTCTAACGAGAATGTGCGTTTAAATAAAGTAAAACGACTTCTTGTTGAAAGAAGTAAGTGGTTCTTCAGTCGGGTTTTGAGCATGACTCCTCAACTCCGAGAGTTCAGCGCTCTCTCATCATTAAATGATATTCCAGTGCTTCCAGTAATCTTAAATCCTGTTTCAAGTACTGCAACCAACCATGAATCTGGAAAAGTGTATCTTGATAAACTTGCACGCCCTATGCGGAAGGTATTGAAGTCATCATACAATGACAGCCAGCTCCAAGCTGTAAGTATTGCCATTGGACCAACAAGCTCTAAAATGAAATGTGATCTGTCTCTTATTCAGGGCCCTCCAG GTACCGGCAAAACCAAGACTATTGTTGCGATTGTGAGTGCATTACTTTCTTTACATGCCGATAGCTCTTACAATTTACCGAGACATGGACCTCTGGCTAGTGCTGAATTTACTAAACCAAGAACAAGAATTAGTCAAACTGCTGCAGTAGCTAGAGCTTGGCAGGATGCGGCCCTGGCTAAACAACAGATAAAGGATTCCCAGAGAGAAAACCCTAGGACAGAACGCCTTTCAAAAGGAAGGGCTCTCGTATGTGCGCAGTCAAATGCGGCAGTTGATGAACTTGTGTCAAGACTCGGTGATGGATTATATGATGCTGATGGAAAGCTGTATAGACCTTACATAGTGAGGGTTGGTAATGCAAAGACAGTTCATCCTAATTCAATGCCTTTCTTTATTGACACACTTGTTGAACAAAGGCTGTCAGATGAGTTAAAGACTAACAACGAATCCAAAGTTTCATCTGATGCCAAATCATCTGGCTCTCTTAGGGCTAGTTTGGAGAAGGTTGTGGACAGAATTAGATTTTACGAGTCAAGGCGGAAACTAATGGATCGTGATAAAACAGAAAATGACTCTTCTGGACCTGATGAAGATGAGATAGATGAAGTTTCTGATGAAGCGATTGGTGCAAAGCTCAATATTTTATATACACAGAAGAGGGCAGTTTCTGCTGAACTTGCCACTGCTTATGcaagtgaaaagaaaattgcGGACGAAAACAAGTCCCTTAAACACAAGGTGAGGAAATCAATTCTTGGGGAAGCAGAAATTGTTGTGACAACACTCAGTGGATGCGGAGGTGATATTTATGGAGTTTGCTCGGAAACTGCTTCAGCTAAGAAATATGGGAATTTCTCTGAGCATGGTTTGTTTGATGTTGTTGTTATCGATGAAGCTGCACAG GCTCTTGAGCCTGCAACTTTGATTCCACTTCAGCTGCTCAAGTCGAAAGGAACTAAGTGCATAATG GTCGGTGATCCAAAGCAGCTACCTGCTACTGTGATGTCTGGGTTGGCTAGCAAGTTTCTTTATGAGTGCAGCATGTTTGAACGCCTACAAAGAGCTGGCTATCCAGTTATTATGCTCACTAAACAG TACCGTATGCACCCTAACATTAGCAGATTCCCATCTTTGCATTTCTATGAAAATAAACTGCTGGATGGTGTTCAGATGGCTGAGAAATCAGCTCCGTTCCATGAACACAATCATCTTGGTCCATACATGTTCTTTGATATTGCTGATGGCCGTGAGCGTTCTGGAACGAATGCTGCCACTCAATCACTCTGTAATCAATATGAAGCTGATGCAGCGCTTGAAATACTGTCATTTTTAAAGAACAG ATATCCAGCAGAGTTCTCCTGTAGAAAGATAGGGATCATAACTCCGTACAGGAGTCAGCTCTCCTTGCTGCGTTCAAGgttcacttctttttttgggcCTGAGATTGTTGCTGAGATGGAAATCAATACAGTAGATGGATTCCAAGGCCGGGAAGTTGACATCTTGGTGTTGTCAACTGTTAGAGCCTCCAACTCCTCAGGTGACAGACATCACGCCGGTGAAGCACGTAGCATTGGGTTTGTTGCAGATGTTAGACGTATGAATGTGGCGCTAACACGTGCCAGGTTTTCTCTGTGGATTGTTGGAAATGCAAGAACATTGCAAACCAACTCACATTGGGCCTCCTTAGTACAGAATGCCAAAGAACGGAATATGTTTATCTCAGTTGAGAGACCATATGGTTTGATCTTTGGAAAAGTTCATGGTGCTACTCACAGCAACTATAATAGTCACCTTAAGCAGCAGAGGGAAAATGAAAAGGCTAGCATGACAAACTCACGGACAGTTGATGCACAACTCCGTAAAGAGCATTTGAGACATGCTGGCAGGGCTACAGAAAAGGAAGGTATAAGTTTACGTGATGATCAAGCAAAAAGAGCATCCCGCTGGGATCGAAAGAGTCCTAAAGCTCAAGACTCTACCATGAGAACTATCGAAGAAAATAAACCAGCAGTGCAGAATGGTGATATGAGGGATTCAAAGGGCTCAATGGAACAACATTTTGATCAGGACTCAGTGATGAGAGAGCAAGGCGTGGAAAACAACTTGTCCATGCATAATGTTAATCATCTGGAGCTTGCTAAAAGGATGGCAACAGGGGATCCCCCTGATGGCTCGTATGTCAGAAGGCAAAGGGAAAATAAGCTTGTTAAGGAGAATATTGGTATGGGAACTGACAAGCCCTTGTTTAAGGAAGATGCACCCAAGAATTCCAAGGTGAGAGTATATAATGGAGAAAATATTGCCAACCAAGACAATGATATGGGAACCATCAAGGGTTCGTCAAAACGTGGTTCCATTCTGAAATCAgtgtccaagaaagctgaTGATTGTCCACCAACACATTGTGATATGCAGAAGTTGATACAAAAGGCTAAAGGAGTAAGGAAGTTTTCTGAAAAACCGAGATCCAGTAATTCAAGCCAAGAGGATCCCTCACTTAATCATGATGCAGTTACCGAATCAGCAAATAAGAATAGTGGTACTGGTTCACCCACAATCCCTGTTATGAAGAAAATGACTAGTAAGGTCAAAGGGGCAAGGAAGTTTACTGAGCAGCCAAGATCTGGGAGTCCTTCAGTTCCATCACGTTTTGATGAAGCAAGTAGCCATACACGGGAAGTCATGAAAAGCCAGGGTACTAACCCAACTGTAACTAGTCAAAATCATCAAATTGCAGCAAGGAAGCGGCAAAGGGAGGATGTCGAATCTTTACTTTCTTCAGCCCTTATCTCGTCGAAGAAGCCTTCCTCAAAGCATCctaagaagaaacaaaataagaaCATGTAG